The Hyalangium gracile genome includes a window with the following:
- a CDS encoding ribosomal protein L7/L12, with the protein MDVSDTRTLDPTVVLLIIAVLVMVGAAVVLNRRQGENVSSDDKKQEPAWQGPLPDPDEPELRALLNDGRLIEAIKLVRARTGMGLKEAKEYVDRFS; encoded by the coding sequence ATGGACGTCTCCGACACCAGAACCCTCGACCCGACCGTCGTCCTGCTCATCATCGCGGTGCTCGTGATGGTGGGCGCGGCGGTGGTCCTGAATCGGCGCCAGGGCGAGAACGTCAGCTCCGACGACAAGAAGCAGGAGCCGGCCTGGCAAGGGCCGCTCCCGGATCCGGACGAGCCGGAGCTGAGGGCGCTGCTCAACGACGGCCGGCTCATCGAGGCCATCAAGCTCGTCCGTGCGCGCACGGGCATGGGCCTCAAGGAGGCCAAGGAGTACGTCGACCGGTTCAGCTAG
- a CDS encoding SpoVR family protein, protein MPKSLTPHLAKLKDEVLGYAREFGLDFFETVFEVVTYDEMNMVASYGGFPNRYPHWRWGMEYEQLSKGYEYGLSKIYELVINNDPCYAYLLESNADVDQKLVMAHVYGHCDFFKNNFSFRHTNRRMIDEMANHATRVRRWIDKIGVEKVEDFIDRTLSLENLIDQHAPHIRRNPDPKRAEDEAKANERVEGFKVGREYMRGFINPSEFLESQRKKVEDEKAKAKKFPERAQRDVLYFLLEYAPLEPWEADILSILRDEAYYFAPQGQTKIMNEGWASYWHSTIMTRRALKDDEIIDYADRHSGTMGTRPGALNPYKLGIELWRDIEERWNKGRFGKEWDECDDLRARGSWDKKLGAGREKIFEVRKHYNDITFIDTFLTPEFAIEQKLFVYGFNDKRNSWEILDREFRKVKAKLLQGLTNFGQPIIEVIDGNFENRSELLLAHKHDGQDLKGDYARETLKNLQSLWRRPVNIVTRYDGKGVMLRYDGQNHSEKKVDL, encoded by the coding sequence ATGCCCAAGAGCCTCACACCCCACCTGGCCAAGCTCAAGGACGAGGTCCTCGGGTACGCCCGCGAGTTCGGGCTCGACTTCTTCGAGACCGTGTTCGAGGTCGTCACCTATGACGAGATGAACATGGTCGCCTCCTACGGAGGCTTCCCCAACCGCTACCCGCACTGGCGCTGGGGCATGGAGTACGAGCAGCTCTCCAAGGGCTACGAGTACGGCCTGTCGAAGATCTACGAGCTCGTCATCAACAACGACCCCTGCTACGCGTACCTGCTGGAGAGCAACGCGGACGTGGACCAGAAGCTCGTGATGGCCCACGTGTACGGGCACTGCGACTTCTTCAAGAACAACTTCTCGTTCCGCCACACCAACCGGCGGATGATCGACGAGATGGCCAACCACGCCACGCGCGTGCGGCGGTGGATCGACAAGATCGGCGTGGAGAAGGTGGAGGACTTCATCGACCGGACGCTCAGTCTGGAGAACCTCATCGATCAGCACGCCCCGCACATCCGCCGCAACCCGGACCCCAAGCGGGCCGAGGACGAGGCCAAGGCCAACGAGCGCGTGGAGGGCTTCAAGGTGGGCCGCGAGTACATGCGCGGCTTCATCAACCCCAGCGAGTTCCTCGAGAGCCAGCGCAAGAAGGTGGAGGACGAGAAGGCCAAGGCCAAGAAGTTCCCCGAGCGCGCCCAGCGCGACGTGCTCTACTTCCTGCTCGAGTACGCCCCCCTGGAGCCCTGGGAGGCAGACATCCTCAGCATCCTGCGCGACGAGGCCTACTACTTCGCGCCCCAGGGCCAGACGAAGATCATGAACGAGGGCTGGGCCAGCTACTGGCACTCCACCATCATGACCCGCCGCGCCCTCAAGGATGACGAGATCATCGACTACGCGGACCGCCACTCCGGCACCATGGGCACCCGGCCCGGTGCTTTGAACCCCTACAAACTGGGCATCGAGCTGTGGCGCGACATCGAGGAGCGCTGGAACAAGGGCCGCTTCGGCAAGGAGTGGGATGAGTGTGATGACCTGCGGGCGCGGGGCTCGTGGGACAAGAAGCTGGGCGCCGGCCGCGAGAAGATCTTCGAGGTCCGCAAGCACTACAACGACATCACCTTCATCGACACCTTCCTCACCCCCGAGTTCGCCATCGAGCAGAAGCTGTTCGTCTACGGCTTCAACGACAAGCGCAACTCATGGGAGATCCTCGACCGCGAGTTCCGCAAGGTGAAGGCCAAGCTGCTCCAGGGACTCACCAACTTCGGCCAGCCCATCATCGAAGTGATCGACGGCAACTTCGAGAACCGCAGCGAGCTGCTGCTGGCGCACAAGCACGACGGGCAGGACCTGAAGGGCGACTACGCACGCGAGACGCTTAAAAATTTGCAGTCCCTCTGGCGACGCCCCGTCAATATCGTTACGAGGTACGATGGCAAGGGCGTCATGCTACGCTATGACGGCCAGAACCACTCGGAGAAGAAGGTCGATCTCTGA
- a CDS encoding M23 family metallopeptidase has product MRIAPLLCLAALLAAPLASASYSYQVKNRRIEPRQTLAGALHEAALPDEQVEAVISALEGVFDFRKSRPGDQFRLVLRDGVLDFFDYRQSAVDEWQVRRDGDKYVGSKRTIEVEKQVSLVSLEISTSLYEAALAAGEDPSIGVVLADVFAWDIDFYRDTRKGDKARALVEKFVSKGRVLRYGEVLAAAYEGGLVGTKRVFRFQPPNEQANYFQEDGSSARKTFLKSPLKFAHITSTFGSRFHPVLQYVKNHNGVDYGTPIGTPVWAVADGTVTKAQNTGAGGNTVCVRHINGLETCYLHLSKYGAGVRVGSRVSQKQVIAYSGNTGRSTGPHLHFALKRNGQFVNPLTQKYPRAEPLPKAQLPDFLARAKELASQLDSVSMAAVAGTPGPGPQAAAATP; this is encoded by the coding sequence ATGAGAATCGCTCCCCTGCTCTGCCTGGCGGCCTTGCTGGCCGCGCCGCTCGCCTCCGCCTCCTACAGCTACCAGGTGAAGAACCGCCGCATCGAGCCGCGGCAGACGCTCGCGGGAGCGCTGCACGAGGCGGCGCTGCCGGACGAGCAGGTGGAGGCCGTCATCTCCGCGCTCGAGGGCGTGTTCGACTTCCGCAAGTCCCGGCCGGGCGATCAGTTCCGCCTGGTGCTGCGCGACGGCGTGCTGGACTTCTTCGACTACCGGCAGAGCGCGGTGGACGAGTGGCAGGTACGCCGCGACGGCGACAAGTACGTGGGCAGCAAGCGGACGATTGAAGTGGAGAAGCAGGTCAGCCTGGTCTCGCTGGAGATCAGCACCTCGCTCTACGAGGCGGCGCTGGCGGCGGGTGAGGACCCCAGCATCGGCGTGGTGCTGGCGGACGTGTTCGCCTGGGACATCGACTTCTACCGGGACACGCGCAAGGGCGACAAGGCGCGGGCGCTGGTGGAGAAGTTCGTCTCCAAGGGCCGGGTGCTGCGCTACGGCGAGGTGCTGGCCGCCGCCTACGAGGGCGGGCTGGTGGGCACCAAGCGCGTCTTCCGCTTCCAGCCTCCCAACGAGCAGGCCAACTACTTCCAGGAGGACGGCTCCAGCGCCCGGAAGACGTTCCTCAAGAGCCCGCTGAAGTTCGCGCACATCACCAGCACGTTCGGCTCGCGCTTCCACCCGGTGCTCCAGTACGTGAAGAACCACAACGGCGTGGACTACGGCACGCCCATCGGCACGCCGGTGTGGGCGGTGGCCGACGGCACGGTGACGAAGGCGCAGAACACCGGCGCGGGCGGCAACACCGTCTGCGTGCGCCACATCAACGGCCTGGAGACGTGCTACCTGCACCTGTCCAAGTACGGCGCCGGCGTGCGCGTGGGCTCGCGGGTGAGCCAGAAGCAGGTGATTGCCTACTCGGGCAACACCGGCCGCAGCACCGGCCCCCACCTGCACTTCGCCCTCAAGCGCAACGGGCAGTTCGTCAACCCGCTCACCCAGAAGTACCCCCGCGCGGAGCCGCTGCCCAAGGCGCAGCTGCCGGACTTCCTCGCCCGCGCCAAGGAGCTGGCCTCGCAGCTGGACTCCGTCTCCATGGCCGCCGTGGCCGGCACTCCGGGCCCGGGGCCCCAGGCCGCCGCCGCCACGCCCTGA
- a CDS encoding glycogen/starch/alpha-glucan phosphorylase has protein sequence MADPQRLPTSHSPQTEEQEPSRTGREPANVRRGFLDHVRYSRGKNPETATAHDRFMALSLAVRDRLAHRWVKTARTYYEQNAKRAYYLSAEYLLGRTLGNNLINTGLYEAAEQAMREVGVDLTTLIEMEPDAGLGNGGLGRLAACFLDSLATLSYPGMGYGIRYEFGIFTQDIVDGYQVERADEWLKFGNPWEIVRPEKAVPVRFFGRVEHHQGSDGHRVARWVGGKTVIGVPFDTPIAGFGNNTVNTLRLWQARASEEFDLLLFNAGDYERSVVEKNDSEVISKVLYPNDAFQAGKELRLKQQYFFVACSIADIVRRYLKTHTDFRQFPNKVAIQLNDTHPAIAVAELMRVLVDEKRLAWDEAFHITQQTFGYTNHTLLAEAMEKWPATLFERLLPRHLEIIYEINHRFLRQVQIRYPFDEERLRRMSLVEEGAEKRIRMAHLAVVGSHSVNGVAALHTDLLRRDVLPDFAAMFPERFNNKTNGVTPRRWLAWCNPRLSKLITSRIGKGWETDLDRLRKLEEFLDDTEFRAAFREVKQQNKHDLARHVKDLRWVNLDPEAIFDVQIKRLHEYKRQLLNALHVVVLWMRARRDPSTIIHPRAFLFGAKAAPGYQMAKLIIRLINGIGEVINSDAGTTGLQVVFLPNYRVSLAERIIPAADVSEQISTAGWEASGTGNMKLMLNGALTLGTLDGANVEIREAVGDENFFLFGLTADEVIARKKAGYRPRDVYNSHQELREAMDLISTGFFSPEDKNLFKPLVDNLLEEDRYLVMADFDSYMKQQEEVARAYLDHDAWTRKCILNVARAGIFSSDRTIKQYAEEIWRVKQTPVES, from the coding sequence ATGGCCGACCCGCAGAGGCTCCCGACGTCCCACTCCCCGCAGACCGAGGAGCAGGAACCCTCCCGCACCGGTAGGGAGCCGGCGAATGTGCGCCGTGGCTTCCTGGATCACGTCCGGTACTCGCGAGGCAAGAACCCGGAGACGGCCACCGCGCATGACCGCTTCATGGCGCTGTCCCTGGCGGTGCGAGACAGGCTGGCCCACCGCTGGGTGAAGACGGCGCGCACCTACTACGAGCAGAACGCCAAGCGCGCCTACTACCTGTCCGCGGAGTACCTGCTGGGTCGGACGCTGGGCAACAATCTCATCAACACCGGCCTGTACGAGGCCGCCGAGCAGGCCATGCGTGAGGTGGGAGTCGACCTCACCACCCTCATCGAGATGGAGCCGGACGCGGGCCTGGGCAACGGCGGCCTGGGGCGGCTGGCGGCGTGCTTCCTGGACTCGTTGGCTACCCTCTCCTACCCGGGCATGGGGTACGGAATCCGCTACGAGTTCGGCATCTTCACGCAGGACATCGTGGACGGCTACCAGGTGGAGCGCGCCGACGAGTGGCTGAAGTTCGGCAACCCGTGGGAGATCGTCCGGCCGGAGAAGGCGGTGCCGGTGCGCTTCTTCGGGCGGGTGGAGCACCACCAGGGCTCGGACGGCCATCGCGTGGCGCGGTGGGTGGGCGGCAAGACGGTGATCGGCGTGCCCTTCGATACACCGATTGCCGGCTTCGGGAACAACACGGTGAACACGCTGCGGCTGTGGCAGGCCCGGGCCAGCGAGGAGTTCGACCTGCTGCTGTTCAACGCCGGCGACTACGAGCGCTCGGTGGTGGAGAAGAACGACTCGGAGGTCATCTCCAAGGTCCTCTACCCCAATGACGCGTTCCAGGCGGGCAAGGAGCTGCGGCTCAAGCAGCAGTACTTCTTCGTGGCGTGCTCCATCGCGGACATCGTCCGGCGCTACCTGAAGACGCACACGGACTTCCGGCAGTTCCCCAACAAGGTGGCCATCCAGCTCAACGACACGCACCCGGCCATCGCGGTGGCGGAGCTGATGCGCGTGCTGGTGGACGAGAAGCGGCTGGCGTGGGACGAGGCGTTCCACATCACCCAGCAGACGTTCGGCTACACCAACCACACGCTGCTGGCCGAGGCGATGGAGAAGTGGCCGGCCACGCTCTTCGAGCGCCTGCTGCCGCGCCACCTGGAGATCATCTACGAGATCAACCACCGCTTCCTGCGGCAGGTGCAGATCCGCTACCCGTTCGACGAGGAGCGGCTGCGCCGGATGAGCCTGGTGGAGGAGGGCGCGGAGAAGCGCATCCGCATGGCGCACCTGGCGGTGGTGGGCAGCCACAGCGTGAACGGGGTGGCGGCGCTGCACACGGATCTGCTGCGGCGGGACGTGCTGCCGGACTTCGCGGCCATGTTCCCGGAGCGCTTCAACAACAAGACGAACGGGGTGACGCCGCGGCGCTGGCTGGCGTGGTGCAACCCGCGGCTGTCCAAGCTCATCACCTCGCGCATCGGCAAGGGCTGGGAGACGGACCTGGACCGGCTGCGCAAGCTGGAGGAGTTCCTGGACGACACGGAGTTCCGGGCGGCCTTCCGCGAGGTGAAGCAGCAGAACAAGCACGACCTGGCGCGGCACGTGAAGGATCTGCGCTGGGTGAACCTGGATCCCGAGGCCATCTTCGACGTGCAGATCAAGCGCCTGCACGAGTACAAGCGGCAGCTGCTCAACGCGCTGCACGTGGTGGTGCTGTGGATGCGGGCGCGGAGGGATCCGTCCACCATCATCCACCCGCGGGCGTTCCTGTTCGGGGCCAAGGCGGCGCCGGGCTACCAGATGGCCAAGCTGATCATCCGGCTCATCAACGGCATTGGCGAGGTGATCAACAGCGACGCGGGCACCACGGGGCTGCAGGTGGTGTTCCTGCCCAACTACCGGGTGAGCCTGGCCGAGCGCATCATCCCGGCGGCGGACGTGTCCGAGCAGATCTCCACCGCGGGCTGGGAGGCCTCCGGCACGGGCAACATGAAGCTGATGCTCAATGGCGCGCTGACGCTGGGCACGCTGGACGGCGCGAACGTGGAGATCCGCGAGGCGGTGGGAGACGAGAACTTCTTCCTCTTCGGGCTCACCGCGGACGAGGTGATCGCCCGCAAGAAGGCCGGCTACCGGCCGCGGGACGTCTACAACTCGCACCAGGAGCTGCGCGAGGCCATGGATCTGATCTCCACGGGCTTCTTCTCGCCGGAGGACAAGAACCTCTTCAAGCCGCTGGTGGACAACCTGCTGGAGGAGGACCGGTACCTGGTGATGGCCGACTTCGACTCCTACATGAAGCAGCAGGAGGAGGTGGCGCGCGCGTACCTGGACCACGACGCGTGGACGCGCAAGTGCATCCTCAACGTGGCGCGGGCCGGCATCTTCTCGTCGGATCGCACCATCAAGCAGTACGCGGAGGAGATCTGGCGCGTGAAGCAGACTCCGGTGGAGTCGTGA
- a CDS encoding DUF2378 family protein, with translation MVSSDTSELVRRLELVRPVHTVRGLAFNAILALLAQHAGEEASARLARELGLRRMVDFFSYPAGDFIRLLYAAADQLAPHLGSRHEALKACGAACLNHFFYSSTVGRALAKIMGRNDPFRAFSNTPIAYATLVNYGSHECEVVGPRQLRLVFRGDMQPAVFHEGTLSAALQVTGVQGRVTSTVHGLDHADFLIEWD, from the coding sequence ATGGTTAGCAGTGACACCAGCGAGCTCGTTCGCCGGCTGGAGCTGGTGCGGCCCGTCCACACGGTGAGGGGGCTGGCCTTCAACGCCATCCTGGCCCTGCTGGCCCAGCATGCGGGCGAGGAGGCCTCCGCGCGGCTAGCCCGGGAGCTGGGCCTGCGGCGCATGGTCGACTTCTTCTCCTACCCGGCGGGCGACTTCATCCGCCTGCTCTACGCCGCCGCGGACCAGCTGGCGCCGCACCTGGGCTCGCGGCACGAGGCCCTCAAGGCCTGTGGCGCCGCGTGCCTCAACCACTTCTTCTACTCCTCCACCGTGGGGCGGGCGCTGGCGAAGATCATGGGCCGGAATGATCCGTTCCGGGCCTTCTCCAACACGCCCATCGCCTACGCCACGCTGGTGAACTACGGCTCTCACGAGTGCGAGGTGGTGGGCCCCCGGCAGCTGCGGCTCGTCTTCCGCGGCGACATGCAGCCCGCCGTCTTCCACGAGGGCACGCTGTCGGCGGCGCTCCAGGTGACGGGCGTCCAGGGGAGGGTGACGAGCACCGTCCACGGGCTGGACCACGCGGACTTCCTGATCGAGTGGGACTGA
- a CDS encoding OsmC family protein: MAKQLYTGEVRTVGESMARSTTEVGAFKIFMDEPPELGGRNGAPSPLDFILAAHAGCLNYMTFFIAKELGIPVSGTEISVKGSLDPSKFAGTDRAVRAGYQSLEVTIHIKSTASAEQIAKLKSEVEARCPVSDNLAQATPVHITMKASA; encoded by the coding sequence ATGGCGAAGCAGCTGTACACCGGAGAGGTCCGCACCGTCGGCGAGAGCATGGCCCGCAGCACCACCGAGGTGGGCGCGTTCAAGATCTTCATGGACGAGCCCCCGGAGCTGGGTGGCCGCAACGGCGCCCCGAGCCCGCTGGACTTCATCCTCGCCGCGCACGCGGGCTGCCTGAACTACATGACGTTCTTCATCGCCAAGGAGCTGGGCATCCCCGTGTCCGGCACGGAGATCTCCGTGAAGGGCTCGCTGGATCCCTCGAAGTTCGCCGGCACGGACCGCGCCGTGCGCGCCGGGTACCAGTCGCTCGAGGTGACCATCCACATCAAGAGCACCGCCAGCGCCGAGCAGATCGCGAAGCTGAAGAGCGAAGTGGAGGCGCGCTGCCCCGTGAGCGACAACCTGGCCCAGGCCACCCCGGTGCACATCACCATGAAGGCGAGCGCCTAG